Genomic window (Mycoplasmopsis citelli):
TTGTAATTTAACGTGTGCTTTTGCTTGTTGCATTATTTTTTCTTACCTTTATCTGCACCATGACCTGAGAATGTTCTTGTTGGTGAAAATTCTCCAAGTTTGTGACCGACCATATCATCGGTTATATATACTTCATTAAATACTTTTCCATTGTGAACTGCAAATGTTAAACCAACAAAACTTGGGAAAATAGTTGAACGTCTTGATCAAGTTTTAATTGGTTTTTTGGGTGCTTTGCCTTCTAAAATGGCATCAACTTTTTTAAGTAAATGCTCATCAGCAAATGGACCTTTTTTGAGACTACGTGCCATTATTTAGCATCCTTTCTTCTTCTTAAAATCAGTTTATTTGAAGATTTTTTAGTTTTTCTAGTTTTCACACCAAGAGCTTTTTTCCCTCAAGGAGTAAGAGGAGCTTTACGACCAACTGGTTGTTTTCCTTCCCCTCCTCCATGTGGGTGATCTACAGGGTTCATAACTGATCCACGAACTGTAGG
Coding sequences:
- the rpsS gene encoding 30S ribosomal protein S19, whose translation is MARSLKKGPFADEHLLKKVDAILEGKAPKKPIKTWSRRSTIFPSFVGLTFAVHNGKVFNEVYITDDMVGHKLGEFSPTRTFSGHGADKGKKK